GCACTGCACCGACCCCGAGGCGCTCGCCGGGACGCTCGGGGTGGTCGAGTCCTACCTGGTGCTGTACTGCGGCCCGGACGGCGCCGGGGCCGAGGGCACCGAGGAGTACCGGTCGCGCTGCGCCCGCCTCCAGCACGGCATCGCCGCCGGGTTCGCCCGCGCGCTGCGCGAGCGGACCCTGCGCGAGCAGGAGGCCATCGCCCGCTCCGCGCTGACGGCCCGCACCGACGCCCAGCAGGCCCTGCACGCCAGCGAGGAGCGCTTCCGGGCGGTCTTCGAGGGGGCGGCCGTGGGGATCGGCATCGCCGATCTGGACGGCAACGTCCTCGAGGTCAACGACACCCTCCTCAAGATGTTCGGCGGCCTGGAAGGGCACGTCCGCAGCCGCAACGTCAGCGAGTGGGGCCACCCCGACGACACCCCGCACGTCTGGCGGATGTACGGGGAGCTCGTGCGCGGGGAGCGCGAGCACTACCGGGTGGAGAAGCCCTACTACCGGCACGACGGGACCGTGCTGTGGACCAACCTGACGGTGTCCCTGCTGCGCGACGCCGACGGGGTCCCGCAGTACCAGCTGGCCCTGATGGAGGACACCACCGAACGCCGGCTGCTCAACCTCCGGCTGCGCTACGAGGCCACCCACGACGCCCTGACCGGGCTGCCCAACCGGACGCTGTTCTTCGAGCGGCTGGAGAAGGCCCTGAACGCCACCCCCGGCAGCCGCTTCGGCCTGTGCTACCTCGACCTCGACGGGTTCAAGACGGTCAACGACAGCCTCGGCCACTCGGCGGGGGACCGGCTGCTGGTGGAGGTCGCCGACCGGCTGCAGAGCTGCGCCACCGGACCGGGCGAGGTCGTCGCGCGCCTGGGCGGCGACGAGTTCGTGGCCCTGACGACCGGGCCCGCCGCCGACAACGAGGAGAAGGTGACCGACCTGGCGGTGCGCATCCTGTCG
The Streptomyces sp. NBC_00091 genome window above contains:
- a CDS encoding sensor domain-containing diguanylate cyclase; translated protein: MRELRSGLEDRIARFATIWGRAIFPVTATSLTRPEFEQHLVPLARTLTEALHARPFDAGVAQRVGAELVAVHCTDPEALAGTLGVVESYLVLYCGPDGAGAEGTEEYRSRCARLQHGIAAGFARALRERTLREQEAIARSALTARTDAQQALHASEERFRAVFEGAAVGIGIADLDGNVLEVNDTLLKMFGGLEGHVRSRNVSEWGHPDDTPHVWRMYGELVRGEREHYRVEKPYYRHDGTVLWTNLTVSLLRDADGVPQYQLALMEDTTERRLLNLRLRYEATHDALTGLPNRTLFFERLEKALNATPGSRFGLCYLDLDGFKTVNDSLGHSAGDRLLVEVADRLQSCATGPGEVVARLGGDEFVALTTGPAADNEEKVTDLAVRILSALSTPIRLEGRELSVRGSIGIVEGRAGERTPAEVLRSADITMYRAKAAGGNRFEFADAEADARAITRHGLTNALPAALERGEFFIEYQP